In Rutidosis leptorrhynchoides isolate AG116_Rl617_1_P2 chromosome 2, CSIRO_AGI_Rlap_v1, whole genome shotgun sequence, one genomic interval encodes:
- the LOC139888842 gene encoding uncharacterized mitochondrial protein AtMg00810-like, whose protein sequence is MTEIHKPKIPFNLSSTTTHSPKEALSDPNWNMAMVDEYKALMDNNTWILVPRTSNMHVICSMWIFRHKIKSDGKLERYKARLVCDGRSQTIDIDCNETFSPVVKPATIRLVLSIALSKSWHINQLDVKNVFLHGSLNETVYMYQPSSDHSLFVYNNGNEAAYLLLYLDDIILVTSFIQLRTTLLSLFANEFSMKDLGSLSYFLGIAVTRTPDGLFLSQEKYAESIIDRAGMYTCNTVKTPVDSNGKLSSNTGPSYSNPTEFRSLAGALQYLTFTRPDISYVVQQICLHMHDPKVCHMQALRRIIRYVRGTISHGLKLTKSSLSSLVSYTDADWGGCPDTRRATSGYCVFLGNNLVSWSAKRQPTVSLSSAEAEYRGVANVVSESCRLRNILLEIRFPISKATVGQR, encoded by the exons ATGACCGAAATTCATAAACCAAAAATTCCGTTTAATCTCTCCTCCACCACTACTCACTCACCTAAAGAAGCCTTGTCCGACCCTAATTGGAACATGGCCATGGTCGATGAATACAAAGCCTTAATGGATAATAATACTTGGATACTTGTACCGCGGACATCTAATATGCATGTTATTTGTAGTATGTGGATTTTCAGGCACAAAATCAAATCTGATGGAAAACTCGAAAGATACAAAGCTCGATTAGTTTGTGATGGTCGCTCACAAACGATTGACATTGATTGTAATGAAACCTTTAGTCCCGTGGTTAAACCGGCTACAATTCGTCTTGTGCTCTCTATTGCCTTATCCAAATCATGGCACATTAATCAACTCGATGTTAAAAATGTGTTTCTTCATGGTTCACTAAATGAAACAGTTTATATGTATCAACC TTCCTCAGATCACTCTCTTTTTGTTTATAATAATGGTAACGAGGCTGCTTACTTATTGCTCTACCTTGATGACATCATCTTGGTTACGTCATTTATTCAGCTTCGCACGACTCTACTCTCTCTTTTCGCGAATGAATTTTCCATGAAGGATCTCGGGTCCCTCAGTTATTTCCTAGGTATTGCAGTTACTCGAACGCCCGATGGGTTATTTTTAAGTCAAGAGAAATATGCCGAATCAATTATCGACAGAGCAGGAATGTATACATGCAATACGGTTAAGACTCCCGTCGACAGCAATGGTAAACTAAGTAGTAACACCGGTCCTTCTTACTCGAATCCTACGGAGTTTAGAAGCTTAGCTGGGGCACTACAGTATCTCACATTTACTAGACCAGACATCTCGTACGTCGTTCAACAAATTTGTCTTCACATGCACGATCCAAAGGTATGTCACATGCAAGCTTTACGCCGTATAATTCGCTATGTTCGTGGAACTATTTCTCATGGGTTGAAACTCACGAAATCTTCCTTGTCATCTCTGGTGTCTTACACTGATGCCGATTGGGGTGGATGTCCAGATACACGCCGAGCCACGTCTGGATACTGTGTGTTCCTAGGTAATAATCTGGTGTCATGGTCCGCTAAAAGGCAACCCACAGTTTCTCTGTCCAGTGCCGAGGCCGAATATCGCGGAGTAGCAAACGTCGTATCCGAGTCCTGTAGGTTACGCAATATTCTATTAGAGATTCGTTTTCCCATTTCTAAAGCAACGGTGGGACAACGTTAG